The following are from one region of the Rhinopithecus roxellana isolate Shanxi Qingling chromosome 22, ASM756505v1, whole genome shotgun sequence genome:
- the LOC115895650 gene encoding testis-specific chromodomain protein Y 2-like, producing MASQEFEVETIVDKRQDKNGNTVYLVRWKGYDKQDDTWEPEHHLMNCQKCIHDFNRRQTEKQKKLEWTRTSRICSNNARRRTSRSTKADYTKSSPKMLVTGKQHGSKSSQLFAASKNIRRKAASLLTDAKDMELVNSTLKTFAPDSPVDNKKTVSGFQELKKLDPIAVDQQDLVDFKVTEGKPVRDPLSGPSAEQAGIEDKTLLQPLMSQMSGSITASMATDSAPQKAIVVLIDPLPATGKTDTRTSVARVKGGKRHVTDDGRDQSFVKKMYFTIRLTESASTYRDIVVKKEDGFTQILLSTRSTEKNALNTEVIKEIVNALNRAAADDSKLVLFSAAGSVFCCGLDFGYFVKHLRNERNRASFEVVNTIKNFVNTFIQFKKPIVVSVNGPAIGLGASMLPLCDLVWATEKAWFQTPYMTFGQSPDACSTVTFPKIMGEASANEMLIAGRKLTAREACATGLVSQVFLTGTFTEEVMIQIRKLSLYNAIALEKCKTLVRCNIKMELEKANERV from the coding sequence ATGgcttcccaggagtttgaggttgaaaCAATTGTTgacaaaagacaagacaaaaatgGGAATACAGTGTATTTGGTTCGGTGGAAAGGTTATGACAAACAGGATGACACTTGGGAACCAGAACATCACCTCATGAACTGTCAAAAATGTATACATGATTTTAATAGACGAcagactgagaaacagaaaaaactagAATGGACCAGGACAAGTAGAATTTGTTCAAACAATGCCAGAAGAAGAACTTCCAGATCTACCAAAGCGGACTATACTAAGAGCTCTCCTAAAATGCTAGTGACTGGCAAACAACACGGATCCAAAAGCAGCCAGTTATTTGCTGCCAGCAAGAACATTAGGAGAAAGGCAGCTTCACTTCTCACTGATGCAAAGGATATGGAGTTAGTAAATTCAACTCTCAAGACATTTGCACCTGACAGTCCTGTTGACAACAAGAAAACTGTGAGCGGCTTTCAGGAACTCAAGAAACTGGACCCTATTGCAGTAGATCAGCAGGACCTGGTGGACTTCAAGGTGACAGAAGGGAAACCAGTCAGGGACCCTTTGTCAGGTCCCAGTGCAGAACAGGCTGGAATAGAGGACAAGACCCTGCTACAGCCACTAATGTCTCAGATGTCTGGCTCAATTACTGCTTCCATGGCCACAGACTCAGCTCCCCAAAAAGCTATAGTGGTATTAATAGACCCACTACCAGCCActggaaaaacagacacacgTACATCAGTTGCAAGAGTGAAAGGTGGCAAAAGACATGTTACTGATGATGGCAGAGACCAGTCTTTTGTCAAGAAAATGTACTTCACCATAAGGCTAACGGAGAGTGCCAGCACATACAGAGACATTGTAGTGAAGAAAGAGGATGGATTCACCCAGATATTGCTATCAACCAGATCgacagaaaaaaatgcactgaATACAGAAGTAATTAAAGAAATAGTGAATGCTCTGAATAGGGCTGCTGCAGATGACAGCAAGCTTGTGTTGTTCAGTGCAGCTGGAAGTGTCTTTTGCTGTGGTCTTGATTTTGGGTATTTTGTGAAGCACTTAAGGAATGAGAGAAACAGAGCAAGCTTTGAAGTGGTGAACACCATCAAGAACTTTGTGAACACTTTTATTCAGTTTAAAAAGCCTATTGTTGTATCAGTCAATGGCCCTGCCATTGGACTTGGTGCTTCCATGCTGCCACTTTGCGATCTAGTGTGGGCAACTGAAAAGGCGTGGTTCCAAACCCCTTATATGACCTTTGGACAGAGTCCAGATGCATGTTCTACTGTTACATTTCCAAAAATCATGGGTGAAGCATCTGCCAATGAAATGTTAATTGCTGGGCGAAAACTGACAGCACGGGAGGCGTGTGCCACGGGCCTGGTCTCTCAAGTGTTCTTGACTGGAACTTTCACCGAGGAGGTTATGATTCAAATTAGGAAGCTTTCCTTATATAATGCAATCGCGCTAGAAAAATGTAAGACCCTTGTTCGCTGTAATATTAAGATGGAGTTGGAAAAGGCCAATGAGAGAGTGTGA